The DNA window TGAAAAAATTAGTGGTTCTTTTAACAGTCATTGCCGGTGCTGTTTTAATACATGCGCAAAAAATCCAACATAAAAGTGTTCCGGTGTCTGTTACTTCTGCATTACAGAAACAGTATCCGGAAGCTAAAAAAGTAAAATGGGAAAAAGAAAAGGACAATTATGAAGCGGGATTCCTATCAAAAGGATTGGAGCAATCCGTTTTGTTCAATGCCTCAGGAAACATTATCGAAACAGAAGTCCCTATCAATGTTAATGCTCTTTCTGCATCAATTAAACAATTCATTCTTAAAAACTATCCTAATCAGAAAATAAAAGAGGCTGCAAAAATAAAAGATTCAAAAGGTATTATAACTTATGAGGCAGAGGTAAATGGAAAGGACCTAATTTTTGACAATGACGGGAAATTTTTAAGAGAGATTAAAGACTAAAAATAATGATTAGAATCAAGCTATTCATATTTTCAATAGTATTGTTGTTTTCCTCTTTTGCCATTGCTCAGGTTTCCTCAGTAACTGTTTCAGGGATTGTAAGCAATACCAATCATTCCGGACTTCCTTACAGCCGCATTGTTTTAAAATCTCCTAAAGACAGTGTATTTATTTCCGGAACAATTACTAATGAAGAGGGCAGATTTGCTCTTACCGAAATAAAACCAGGAAATTATCTGATAGAAATTTCTATGGCAGGCTATAATTCCCATACCCAGTCTCTTTTTATTGGCAGTCTTTCAGAATTCCTGGATATTCCGCCTATAGAACTTCAATCAAATAGTAATGCTAAGGAGACAAAAATTGAAGAAGTTGTGCTAACAGGCAGTAGAAAAAACGAGGTAAGTAATCAGCTTGATAAGAAAACCTATTCTGTTGCCGATAATATCAGTCAGAATGGCGGATCTGTACTTCAAAGCATGCAGAATCTACCCGGTATTACCGTTCAGGATGGTAAAATTCAGCTGCGGGGAAATGATAAGGTAACGGTTTTAATTGATGGTAAACAAACTGCCTTAACAGGATTTGGAAGTCAGACCGGTTTGGATAATATTCCTGCTTCAGCTATTGATAAAATTGAAATCATTAATAATCCATCTTCAAAGTATGATGCCAATGGAAATGCCGGAATTATCAATATTATTATGAAGAAAAATAAACAAAATGGCTGGAATGGTAAAGTGGGATTAACATTGGGATTAGGTTCTCTTTGGGAAAGAAAACAAAATCTTCCAACGATCAGACCACAGTATACGACAACTCCAAAAATAAATCCTTCTGTTTCCCTTAATTACAGGAAAAACAAAATAAATGTCTTTTTACAGGCTGATAATTTATACACAGAAACACTTAATAAAAACGAATTTGTAACCCGTACTTATGATGATGGAACAGTTATTAACTCTCAGCTAAAAAGAAACAGAAATACTAATTTTCTGACAACAAAAGCAGGGATAGACTGGAATATTGACAGTCAGAACACGCTTACCATTTCAGGGCTTTATGGAAGTGAAAAGATTACAGACAAGGGTGATCAGCCATTTTTTAATGGTGGCCTTTCTCAAAGGCTCCGTTTATGGCAATTTTTAGAAGATGAACTGAAAACTACCGTAATGGCTACTGCGGCCTATCAGCATAAGTTTAAAGAAGCCGGGCATCTCTTGAATATTGGTTTTAATTATACATTCCATAGGGAAGATGAAAAGTATTTCTACGACAATTTTCTGCCCTTATCTTCAGGTACTGATGCTTTTAAGCTTTTATCTGACGAACAGGTGTATGACTTTAATATTGATTATGTAAAACCTCTTAAATACGGACGAATTGAAGCTGGTATTAAACTGAGAAACAGAAGTATTCCTACAAATATGAATTTTATACCAGGAATAAATTCTGTGATCGACGCTAATGCCGGAGGATGGGCAAATTATAAAGAATTAATTCCGGCTATATATGGTAATTATGTTTTTGAAAATAAAAAATGGGAAGCTGAATTGGGGTTAAGAATGGAATATGTAAGAATTCAATATGATGTAAATCCTAACCACCCAACTTATACAAGTAGTGGATATAACTACACGCAACCATTTCCCAACCTTAGGGTTGCCTATAAACTAAATGACCGGAATAAATTTTCTATATTTTATAACAGGAGAGTAGACCGTCCTAATGAAGTAGATATCCGCATATTCCCTAAATATGATGATGCTGAAATCATTAAAGTAGGAAATCCGGGACTGAGGCCTCAATTTACAAATTCAATAGAGTTGGGATATAAGTACAATTGGGATAATGGCTATTTATATTCCTCATTTTATCATCGTTTTTCAAATGGAACGATTACCAGAATTTCAAGTATTGTTCCTGAAAGCACACTGATATATGCCATATTTCAGAATGCAGGAAAAAGTTACAATTCAGGAATTGAAGCGATCTGGAATCAAAAGATTTCATCAGTTTACTCTTTCAATATCAACGGAAATATGTACAGAAATCAGATCAATGCTTTTACCGTTGAAAATCTATATCCACGACCGAATATTTTTTCTGCTGATCAACAGACTGCTATTTCAGGAAATATAAAATTAAATAATGTTTTTAAATTTTCTAAGGGGATCAGTGCACAGCTTACTGCAGTTTATCTAGCTCCTGATATTATTCCGCAGGGAAGAATAGGTTCAAGGTTTTCGATGGATCTGGGTATGAAAAAGTCAATTCAAAATGGTAAGGGAGAATTGTTTCTTAATGCTTCCGATCTATTGAATACAATGGTCATAAAAAAACAAATACAGGGTGCCGGATTCAGATATACCAGTGATGATTATTATGAAACTCAGGTTGTCAGATTGGGATACAGTTATAAATTTTAATTCAATAAAATTCAAATGAAAAGTTTAATCGTAAGCTTGGTTTTAATTTTCGCAAGCTTTCAAAATATCAATGCTCAGGATAGTTTGGCTGTCATTACTGTTAAAGACAGTACATCTGCTCCCTTACCATTGGATAGGAATGATACAAGCCATCAGTTTACTTATAAAAAACTTATCATACCGGCGGCACTAATTACCTATGGTGTTGCAAGCTTAGGAATCAAAGAGCTCAAAAACCTGAATTCTTCAACACAGTACGAAATCAGTGAACATAAACCTGATCATATAAGATTGGATAATTACACTCAATTTGCGCCAGCTGTTCTTGTTTATGGTTTAAATGCCGCAGGAATAAAAGGAAAACATAACTTCAGGGACCGAAGTATTATCTATGGAACTTCTTTGTTAATCTCTTCTGCCATTGTAATGCCTCTTAAGCATATTGCCAAGGAGGAAAGGCCGGACGGTTCCAATAACCTTTCTTTTCCTTCCGGTCATACTGCAATGGCTTTTGCTTCTGCCCAGTTTATGTTCAGGGAATATAAAGACACCAATTTCTGGTTAGGTATTTCAGGATATTCATTGGCTGTTTTTACGGGAGTATACCGGATGTTAAATAATAAGCATTGGTTTGGAGATGTAGTAGGTGGTGCCGGTTTTGGTATTTTATCTACGGAATTAGCATATTGGTTATATCCAAAAATAAATAGCCTTTTGGGTGGTAAGAAGGAAAAATCACAAACCATGATAATGCCTTTTTATCAACAGGGGAATGTTGGAATTGGCTTGGTTAAAAATTTTTAATGTTAAACTTACAAGAATAACTGTATAGAAATTCTTATTTAAATTGGCTTTCCAATAGGAGAGCCATTCTATTTTTGACCACTCAATATTTGCCCAATGATCTTTATGCTTTGCTCCAATTGGTCTTCAGAAAGTGAACCATAACTTAATCTGAATCCGTTTACGGACTCTTTAAAGCTATATCTCTCAGGATGTATTATTTTAATATTATTATCTAGTAGTAAAACAGTTACATTGTCCCAGTTTATATTTACTTTAGGTACAATCCAGAAAGCTAATCCACCATCTGGTAGATTAAAATTTGCATGCTCATTTATATATCTTTTTAAAAGGTCATGTACAAAATCTCTTTTATTTTTATAATGGATCGTTGCTTTTTTTATGTGCTTTTTAACAGCTCCATCCTTTATAAGCTGCAAAACAGCCTGTTCCATAATAACATCCCCCTGTACATCTATTATTTTTCGTAGTTCGCCTATTTTTTGAAGAAGTGTCTGATTTTTAGTAGCTAAATATCCGATTCTTAATGCCGGAGCGACAACTTTACTCATCGTTCCAATGTAGACGTAATTATTTAATTCAGGAAAACTTGAAAGTGGAAGAATAGGACGATATCCAAAATGAAATTCATTATCATAGTCATCCTCAATGATGGTAATCCCGTGTGCATTTGAAAGTTCAATCAATTTCAATCTTCGAGCTAAACTTAAAGTAACCGTAGTAGGATACTGTCTGTGAGGGGTTACGTAAATAGCTTTTATTTTTATTTTCTTATTTAAAAGTCTCATAATATCTTCCACCATTAAGCCTTCATGATCGACTGATATGGGTAAAAGTTTTGCTCCAGCATGTTCAAAAGCTTTCCAGGCTGGTTTATAACCAGGATTTTCAACAATTACATGATCACCAGGATTTAGCAGACTTTTTGCGGTAAGAAACATGGCCATCTGACTTCCTCTGGTAATTGAAATTTCATTTTCATTGGTATTCATTCCTCTTTGGTGATTGAGCATCTGGGAGATGGCCTTACGGAATTCGATATCTCCATGTACCTCAGTGTAGCCCATCATCTGCCATTTGGCTTTTCTGTTGAATATTTGCCGGTAAGCCCTCGCGAGTTCAGTTATAGGCGCTATTTTACTATCCGGATGACCATCATCAAAATTGATTAAAAATGGATCAGCAGAATTTGTATTCTCGCTGGTCTCTTTTTTATCATTTTTAAATCTTATACCTAACGAGGGCAATTGATCAGATACAAAAATTCCTTTTCTCTCTTTTGAGATTACCCATTCTTCAT is part of the Chryseobacterium paludis genome and encodes:
- the pdxR gene encoding MocR-like pyridoxine biosynthesis transcription factor PdxR, which gives rise to MLRPWKLEFKIDKKLAKAVYLQIADTIIADIQSGRLKAGDALPGSRILASMLMVNRNTIVEAYQVLINEEWVISKERKGIFVSDQLPSLGIRFKNDKKETSENTNSADPFLINFDDGHPDSKIAPITELARAYRQIFNRKAKWQMMGYTEVHGDIEFRKAISQMLNHQRGMNTNENEISITRGSQMAMFLTAKSLLNPGDHVIVENPGYKPAWKAFEHAGAKLLPISVDHEGLMVEDIMRLLNKKIKIKAIYVTPHRQYPTTVTLSLARRLKLIELSNAHGITIIEDDYDNEFHFGYRPILPLSSFPELNNYVYIGTMSKVVAPALRIGYLATKNQTLLQKIGELRKIIDVQGDVIMEQAVLQLIKDGAVKKHIKKATIHYKNKRDFVHDLLKRYINEHANFNLPDGGLAFWIVPKVNINWDNVTVLLLDNNIKIIHPERYSFKESVNGFRLSYGSLSEDQLEQSIKIIGQILSGQK
- a CDS encoding TonB-dependent receptor domain-containing protein, whose translation is MIRIKLFIFSIVLLFSSFAIAQVSSVTVSGIVSNTNHSGLPYSRIVLKSPKDSVFISGTITNEEGRFALTEIKPGNYLIEISMAGYNSHTQSLFIGSLSEFLDIPPIELQSNSNAKETKIEEVVLTGSRKNEVSNQLDKKTYSVADNISQNGGSVLQSMQNLPGITVQDGKIQLRGNDKVTVLIDGKQTALTGFGSQTGLDNIPASAIDKIEIINNPSSKYDANGNAGIINIIMKKNKQNGWNGKVGLTLGLGSLWERKQNLPTIRPQYTTTPKINPSVSLNYRKNKINVFLQADNLYTETLNKNEFVTRTYDDGTVINSQLKRNRNTNFLTTKAGIDWNIDSQNTLTISGLYGSEKITDKGDQPFFNGGLSQRLRLWQFLEDELKTTVMATAAYQHKFKEAGHLLNIGFNYTFHREDEKYFYDNFLPLSSGTDAFKLLSDEQVYDFNIDYVKPLKYGRIEAGIKLRNRSIPTNMNFIPGINSVIDANAGGWANYKELIPAIYGNYVFENKKWEAELGLRMEYVRIQYDVNPNHPTYTSSGYNYTQPFPNLRVAYKLNDRNKFSIFYNRRVDRPNEVDIRIFPKYDDAEIIKVGNPGLRPQFTNSIELGYKYNWDNGYLYSSFYHRFSNGTITRISSIVPESTLIYAIFQNAGKSYNSGIEAIWNQKISSVYSFNINGNMYRNQINAFTVENLYPRPNIFSADQQTAISGNIKLNNVFKFSKGISAQLTAVYLAPDIIPQGRIGSRFSMDLGMKKSIQNGKGELFLNASDLLNTMVIKKQIQGAGFRYTSDDYYETQVVRLGYSYKF
- a CDS encoding phosphatase PAP2 family protein, with protein sequence MKSLIVSLVLIFASFQNINAQDSLAVITVKDSTSAPLPLDRNDTSHQFTYKKLIIPAALITYGVASLGIKELKNLNSSTQYEISEHKPDHIRLDNYTQFAPAVLVYGLNAAGIKGKHNFRDRSIIYGTSLLISSAIVMPLKHIAKEERPDGSNNLSFPSGHTAMAFASAQFMFREYKDTNFWLGISGYSLAVFTGVYRMLNNKHWFGDVVGGAGFGILSTELAYWLYPKINSLLGGKKEKSQTMIMPFYQQGNVGIGLVKNF
- a CDS encoding PepSY-like domain-containing protein, with the translated sequence MKKLVVLLTVIAGAVLIHAQKIQHKSVPVSVTSALQKQYPEAKKVKWEKEKDNYEAGFLSKGLEQSVLFNASGNIIETEVPINVNALSASIKQFILKNYPNQKIKEAAKIKDSKGIITYEAEVNGKDLIFDNDGKFLREIKD